In Thermococcus sp., one DNA window encodes the following:
- a CDS encoding DUF432 domain-containing protein translates to MFGRYELRTQFIKVGDVKIHIVEESPGLFRYRRDEVTAIFKGGRNIDVLPAPAEGYGVKLLMIDLLEKVIVPPGDSFVFYLEAPIEVLVSIGEKVIDRFQLFKEKYALYGTPQIGAIARYWKSGVYTSTPEFPGVVKVVLTNRSRVWRELDHIVFFIKDSVMYYTKDRAFYPLMIVEFRSGIPEVNNTGKPPEENLIPTKEELPLPNFLMRW, encoded by the coding sequence ATGTTTGGAAGGTACGAGCTGAGGACCCAGTTCATCAAGGTTGGGGACGTTAAAATCCACATCGTTGAGGAGAGTCCGGGCCTCTTCCGCTATAGGAGGGATGAGGTTACCGCGATATTCAAGGGCGGGAGAAATATTGACGTTCTGCCGGCTCCGGCCGAGGGCTACGGTGTGAAGCTCCTAATGATAGACCTTCTGGAAAAGGTCATCGTTCCTCCCGGAGATTCCTTCGTTTTCTACCTTGAGGCCCCCATCGAGGTTCTGGTCTCAATAGGGGAAAAGGTCATAGACAGGTTCCAGCTCTTTAAGGAGAAGTACGCCCTCTACGGGACACCTCAGATCGGTGCGATAGCAAGGTACTGGAAGTCGGGCGTTTATACATCAACGCCTGAGTTTCCCGGCGTCGTTAAGGTTGTTCTCACCAACAGGAGCAGGGTATGGCGGGAACTCGACCACATAGTGTTCTTCATAAAGGACAGCGTTATGTACTATACGAAAGACAGGGCATTCTACCCTCTGATGATAGTTGAGTTCAGGTCGGGAATCCCCGAGGTTAACAACACCGGGAAGCCACCGGAAGAAAACCTGATTCCGACAAAGGAGGAACTCCCCCTTCCCAACTTCCTGATGAGGTGGTGA
- a CDS encoding mechanosensitive ion channel family protein codes for MDVSSLNITLISGMDGGSISITLLSIIKAVAILVLGVILARIVKAEVIKASRNTTYVWIINEESASALYNLIVFIAVIESLNALGILSYKLWGVTLSNLLIALLIFYFSYLLAKKSKDYLISRAPQSKLPEVQLKAKLFYYTVITLAFFIALNIAGISGELSTLLAAAGITGIVLGFASQAVISNFISGIFMYFDKPLQVGDAVRLPESGVEGIVEDIHILSTRIRQWDGTLIRIPNASLFNSSIVNLQRYPVRRTTIVVGISYKSDIRKAIDTVLRVLDEEPYVLAKPEPKVYVEELGDSSVNLTIWAWVPSSLWIGQNLLRSRFHLLQKIKEALEAEGIEIPFPQRVNWFAEELKVRIEK; via the coding sequence ATGGACGTTTCATCCCTTAACATAACCCTGATCTCCGGGATGGACGGGGGGAGCATATCAATAACACTGCTCTCAATAATCAAGGCCGTCGCCATTCTGGTTCTCGGGGTTATACTGGCGAGAATCGTCAAGGCTGAGGTAATAAAGGCCTCAAGGAACACCACCTACGTCTGGATAATAAACGAGGAAAGCGCCTCTGCACTCTACAACCTGATAGTTTTCATAGCCGTTATAGAGTCCCTCAATGCCCTGGGGATACTCTCCTACAAGCTCTGGGGCGTTACCCTGAGCAACCTCCTCATAGCCCTCCTGATTTTTTACTTCTCCTACCTCCTCGCGAAGAAGTCCAAGGACTACCTAATCTCCCGGGCACCGCAGAGCAAGCTCCCCGAGGTTCAGCTCAAGGCAAAGCTCTTCTACTACACCGTCATAACCCTCGCCTTCTTCATTGCCCTGAACATAGCGGGGATAAGCGGTGAGCTGTCAACCCTCCTAGCCGCGGCCGGAATAACCGGTATCGTCCTCGGTTTCGCCTCTCAGGCGGTCATTTCAAACTTCATCTCAGGAATTTTCATGTACTTCGACAAGCCCCTCCAAGTTGGCGACGCCGTCAGGCTTCCCGAGTCGGGCGTTGAGGGCATAGTCGAGGACATTCACATCCTATCGACGCGGATAAGACAGTGGGACGGGACGCTGATAAGGATACCAAATGCATCTCTCTTCAACAGCAGCATAGTAAACCTCCAGAGGTATCCAGTGAGGAGGACAACGATAGTCGTGGGGATTTCCTACAAGTCCGATATCCGGAAGGCCATCGACACCGTACTGAGGGTTCTCGATGAGGAGCCCTACGTCCTGGCAAAGCCCGAGCCGAAGGTTTATGTTGAGGAGCTCGGCGACAGCTCCGTGAACCTGACGATATGGGCGTGGGTTCCCAGTTCCCTCTGGATCGGGCAGAACCTTCTGCGCTCAAGGTTCCACCTCCTTCAGAAGATAAAGGAGGCCCTTGAGGCTGAGGGAATCGAGATACCCTTCCCGCAGAGGGTCAACTGGTTCGCGGAAGAGCTCAAGGTCAGGATTGAGAAGTAG
- a CDS encoding DUF2226 domain-containing protein: MRLPSVTPLEENRLCRNRDEFDRLVKEALARGKGAFLKIFGKAGGRPYYATILIDDEKVLAVETVDVSSGASLVGSGALDVVNKMVAEGPLVVDVYPLSDVDVKMSIVDNIDVYNNTPKMPLSRLHSSPRSEDTVGGPTGVQALSKPPEVVGHKTSVEKPRRRFEVKIKAPVELDPYLRGMAKRINSLAKASGIELSGLEIEAKEVRYALGSGSAVHATVKLYTGGKVTGNIKNDFESAIYREAGELSKDLGKRVVISRVLFS, encoded by the coding sequence ATGCGACTTCCATCTGTGACACCTTTGGAGGAGAACCGTCTCTGCAGAAACCGGGATGAGTTCGACCGACTGGTGAAGGAAGCCCTGGCAAGGGGCAAAGGTGCCTTCCTGAAAATCTTCGGAAAGGCTGGAGGAAGGCCCTATTATGCCACCATTCTCATCGATGACGAGAAGGTGCTCGCTGTGGAAACCGTTGACGTATCTTCGGGTGCCTCCCTCGTTGGAAGCGGAGCGCTGGATGTTGTCAACAAGATGGTGGCTGAAGGACCGCTCGTTGTTGATGTATACCCCCTTAGTGATGTGGATGTGAAGATGTCCATTGTCGATAACATCGACGTTTACAACAATACCCCGAAGATGCCCCTTTCAAGACTTCACTCATCGCCAAGGTCAGAGGATACCGTGGGAGGCCCGACAGGAGTCCAAGCTCTTTCAAAACCTCCGGAAGTGGTGGGGCATAAGACTTCGGTTGAAAAACCCCGCAGGAGGTTTGAAGTCAAAATAAAAGCTCCGGTTGAGCTTGACCCATACCTCCGGGGGATGGCCAAGAGAATAAACTCACTGGCCAAGGCCTCGGGTATCGAGCTATCGGGGCTTGAAATAGAGGCAAAGGAGGTCAGGTACGCCCTCGGCTCCGGTTCCGCAGTCCACGCAACGGTAAAGCTCTATACCGGGGGGAAGGTGACTGGAAACATTAAAAACGACTTTGAGAGCGCGATATACCGTGAGGCAGGGGAGCTCTCGAAGGACCTGGGGAAGAGGGTTGTGATAAGCAGGGTGCTCTTTTCATAA
- a CDS encoding RsmB/NOP family class I SAM-dependent RNA methyltransferase: MGKLKLSDRQLHALIEAVKLGEEIKPSQSAKRKAFSKYRIEGWENSKLTGIFYSIQRRLGLIDEVIEELVGVSPLILDPWLRATLRVAVEVAVFREPGEKTLQHLKGLAQFLSRKTHPFVGYYYYDLLPRVVNYVPKLDTEEKRLKWEYLFPEWFIARMRSLLGDEAEELLKALNETLPTSLRVNRLKASVEDVESYLRRKNVRFKRSERVETVIRILDSFNPGWLLNKGWAIAQEEAPAVASLVLSPKPGETVVDLAAAPGGKTAHMAELMENRGKIYAFDVDRARVRRMKEVLRRTGVEIVEVITSDGRNAPEIIGEEIADRVMLDAPCTSDGTIAKNPELRWRLREKNIPKVVALQKELIESAWKLLKPGGRLLYSTCSMLPEENEGVVEWFLKRHENARLVPVDGPYSPGFLEGTMRAWPHRHKTIGFFYALIEKGSL; the protein is encoded by the coding sequence ATGGGAAAATTGAAACTCAGCGACAGGCAGCTCCACGCCCTCATCGAGGCCGTCAAGCTCGGGGAAGAGATAAAGCCAAGCCAGAGCGCGAAGAGGAAGGCCTTCTCAAAGTACAGGATTGAGGGCTGGGAGAACTCAAAGCTGACTGGCATTTTCTACTCCATCCAGAGGAGGCTCGGCCTCATAGACGAGGTTATAGAGGAGCTGGTTGGAGTCTCGCCTCTTATCCTCGATCCCTGGCTGAGGGCAACCCTCAGGGTGGCCGTTGAGGTGGCCGTTTTCAGGGAACCGGGCGAGAAAACGTTGCAACACCTGAAGGGCTTGGCCCAGTTCCTCTCCAGAAAGACCCACCCCTTCGTGGGCTATTACTACTACGACCTCCTGCCGAGGGTCGTAAACTACGTCCCAAAGCTGGACACCGAGGAGAAGAGGCTGAAGTGGGAGTACCTCTTTCCAGAGTGGTTCATAGCGAGGATGCGCTCTCTCCTAGGCGACGAGGCGGAGGAGCTCCTCAAGGCCCTCAACGAGACCCTCCCGACGAGTTTGAGGGTGAACAGGCTGAAGGCGAGCGTTGAGGACGTTGAAAGCTACCTGAGGAGAAAGAACGTCCGCTTTAAGAGAAGTGAGAGGGTCGAGACGGTCATTAGAATCCTCGACTCCTTTAATCCGGGGTGGCTTCTCAACAAGGGCTGGGCGATAGCTCAGGAAGAAGCCCCTGCAGTTGCGTCCCTCGTCCTATCCCCCAAGCCCGGTGAAACGGTCGTTGACCTCGCGGCGGCTCCGGGGGGTAAAACCGCCCACATGGCGGAACTGATGGAGAACAGAGGAAAAATATACGCCTTTGACGTCGACAGGGCGCGGGTAAGGCGCATGAAAGAGGTTCTCAGAAGGACGGGAGTCGAGATAGTTGAGGTTATAACCTCCGATGGAAGGAATGCACCGGAGATAATAGGCGAGGAGATTGCCGACAGGGTTATGCTCGATGCCCCATGCACGAGCGACGGAACGATAGCGAAGAACCCAGAGCTCAGGTGGCGTCTCCGCGAAAAGAACATTCCCAAAGTAGTCGCCCTCCAGAAGGAGCTAATCGAGAGCGCTTGGAAGCTCTTGAAGCCCGGAGGAAGGCTTCTCTACTCGACATGCTCGATGCTTCCCGAGGAAAACGAGGGCGTTGTGGAGTGGTTTTTGAAGAGGCACGAAAACGCCAGACTAGTGCCCGTAGATGGCCCATACAGCCCCGGTTTTCTTGAGGGCACGATGAGGGCATGGCCCCACAGGCACAAGACCATAGGCTTCTTCTACGCCCTGATAGAAAAAGGTAGTTTATGA
- a CDS encoding METTL5 family protein has product MKKKQLAILLSRLEGFENPKAELEQYRTPGNVASELLWLAHSLGEIEDRVIADLGAGTGVLSIGACLLGAKKVYAVEKDGNAVRVLRRNLERTGTSECVEVFEGDVSEFSAKVDTVIMNPPFGSQIKHADRPFLKKAFEISFSVYSIHLAKPEVRRFIERFTYEYGFRITHRLTVFLEIPAQFHFHRKRLERIPVDIYRFEKSSRDIGAI; this is encoded by the coding sequence ATGAAGAAGAAGCAACTGGCGATCCTGCTCTCCCGGCTGGAGGGGTTTGAGAACCCGAAGGCGGAGCTCGAACAGTACAGAACGCCCGGAAACGTCGCTTCCGAGCTCCTCTGGCTGGCCCACTCCCTCGGGGAAATCGAGGACAGGGTTATAGCCGACCTCGGAGCCGGGACGGGGGTTCTCTCCATAGGAGCGTGCCTTCTGGGGGCTAAAAAGGTTTACGCCGTTGAGAAGGACGGCAATGCGGTTAGAGTACTCAGGAGGAACCTCGAAAGGACGGGAACCTCGGAGTGCGTTGAGGTCTTTGAGGGAGACGTCTCGGAGTTCTCAGCCAAGGTTGACACCGTCATCATGAACCCCCCCTTTGGAAGTCAGATAAAACATGCCGACAGACCCTTCCTCAAGAAGGCCTTTGAAATTTCATTCTCGGTGTACTCAATCCACCTGGCAAAGCCGGAAGTTAGAAGGTTTATCGAAAGATTTACATATGAATACGGTTTCAGGATTACCCATCGCCTAACGGTTTTCCTCGAAATTCCAGCCCAGTTCCACTTCCACAGGAAGAGGTTGGAGAGAATACCCGTTGATATCTACCGCTTTGAAAAATCCTCAAGGGACATTGGAGCTATTTAA
- the dph2 gene encoding diphthamide biosynthesis enzyme Dph2: protein MHEIHAREVLKELRLIGAGRVLIQSPEGLRREAEALGGFLEENGIEVMLHGEVNYGACDPADREAKSLGCDALIHLGHSYMKLHLEVPTIFVPAFAEVEVVPALEKNLEEIKKLGKRIALVTTAQHIHQLEKARVFLENNGFEVLIGRGDSRVSWPGQVLGCNFSSARVGGEGVLFIGAGYFHPLGVAIATKKPTLAVNPYSGDATWMKGEAERLIRKRWAQIAKAMDAESFGVVTSTKKGQLRLSEARRIVRLLREHGKRAELLVMNHISYPALEGFSFDAYVVVACPRVPIDDYENWRKPVLTPREAEILLGLREDYEFDEILGVERTEDEPLGVALHGYRNSL, encoded by the coding sequence ATGCACGAGATACATGCCCGGGAAGTCCTTAAGGAGCTCAGGCTCATCGGTGCAGGGAGGGTTCTCATACAGTCCCCAGAGGGGTTGAGGAGAGAGGCCGAGGCCCTGGGGGGCTTCCTTGAAGAGAACGGAATCGAGGTCATGCTTCATGGGGAGGTGAACTACGGCGCCTGCGACCCGGCCGATAGAGAGGCCAAGAGCCTCGGCTGTGATGCCCTAATCCATCTGGGCCACAGCTACATGAAGCTCCATCTGGAGGTTCCGACTATCTTTGTTCCTGCCTTTGCGGAGGTTGAGGTAGTTCCCGCCCTTGAGAAGAACCTTGAAGAGATCAAAAAGCTTGGAAAGAGGATAGCCCTCGTGACGACGGCTCAGCACATACACCAGCTTGAAAAGGCCAGGGTGTTTTTGGAGAACAATGGCTTCGAGGTTCTCATCGGGAGAGGGGACTCAAGGGTAAGCTGGCCGGGACAGGTTCTGGGGTGCAACTTCTCAAGCGCGAGGGTTGGTGGCGAGGGGGTGCTCTTCATAGGAGCCGGCTACTTCCACCCGCTCGGCGTCGCCATAGCCACCAAAAAGCCGACCCTGGCGGTAAACCCTTACTCCGGCGACGCCACGTGGATGAAGGGGGAAGCGGAGAGGCTGATAAGGAAGCGATGGGCCCAGATTGCCAAGGCAATGGACGCCGAAAGCTTCGGGGTTGTGACGAGCACGAAGAAGGGCCAGCTCCGCCTGAGTGAAGCCCGGAGAATCGTGAGGCTCCTCCGCGAGCACGGGAAGAGGGCCGAGCTCCTCGTGATGAACCACATAAGCTACCCGGCCCTGGAGGGCTTTTCTTTTGACGCCTACGTCGTCGTCGCCTGCCCGAGGGTTCCCATAGACGACTACGAGAACTGGAGGAAGCCCGTCCTCACCCCGAGGGAAGCGGAGATACTGCTCGGCCTCCGCGAGGACTACGAGTTCGACGAAATACTCGGTGTTGAGAGAACCGAAGACGAGCCACTGGGGGTAGCGCTTCATGGATACAGGAACAGTCTTTAG
- a CDS encoding YiiX/YebB-like N1pC/P60 family cysteine hydrolase has translation MKRVAPILGLLVLVVLANPVAASSSLGGSDHWHPYPSGIIPGDIVIGHNPLSDLIIPGYWTHTGIIAYYDSNAGDWVVIEAWDNPSAVRMVYLSDFLKRYDTVAVLRVRTTNEIRLAAVNFAFQQLGKPYDWKWWTKEVYGDSYYCSELVWASYKAVGGPDIDAHPGFSWKYLWGVAPQEIYDDGDTYVIYYHSDA, from the coding sequence ATGAAGAGGGTTGCACCCATACTTGGACTGCTCGTTCTTGTAGTGCTGGCGAATCCCGTGGCGGCCTCCAGTAGTCTTGGGGGCTCAGACCACTGGCACCCCTATCCGAGCGGCATAATCCCGGGGGACATAGTGATAGGCCACAACCCCCTCAGCGACCTCATAATCCCCGGCTACTGGACGCACACCGGGATAATAGCCTACTACGACTCCAACGCAGGGGACTGGGTTGTCATAGAGGCATGGGACAACCCGAGCGCGGTCAGAATGGTCTACCTCTCCGACTTCCTTAAGAGGTACGACACGGTCGCGGTTCTCCGCGTCAGAACGACCAACGAGATAAGGCTCGCGGCCGTTAACTTCGCCTTCCAGCAGCTAGGAAAGCCCTACGACTGGAAGTGGTGGACAAAGGAGGTTTACGGCGACAGCTACTACTGCTCGGAGCTGGTCTGGGCCTCTTATAAGGCCGTTGGAGGACCCGATATCGACGCCCACCCCGGCTTCAGCTGGAAGTACCTCTGGGGAGTCGCACCCCAGGAGATATACGACGACGGTGACACCTACGTGATCTACTACCACAGCGACGCCTGA
- a CDS encoding heavy metal-binding domain-containing protein, with protein METVEGVIVVTTETIPGYRIVDVKGIARGGIVRATHIGRDIMALLRNIKGGEVKEYTEMMAEAREEALRRMALHAKDMGANAVINVRFATSNVGSSLAEVYAYGTAVVIEKE; from the coding sequence ATGGAGACCGTCGAGGGGGTTATTGTCGTCACCACCGAGACGATACCGGGCTACAGAATAGTTGACGTCAAGGGCATCGCGCGCGGTGGCATCGTCCGGGCCACCCATATAGGGAGGGACATAATGGCCCTCCTCCGGAACATCAAGGGCGGTGAGGTGAAGGAATACACCGAGATGATGGCCGAGGCTAGGGAGGAGGCCTTGAGAAGGATGGCGCTCCACGCCAAGGATATGGGGGCTAACGCAGTCATTAACGTCCGCTTTGCGACGTCGAACGTCGGTTCAAGCCTCGCCGAGGTCTACGCCTATGGAACCGCCGTTGTCATCGAGAAGGAGTGA
- a CDS encoding YhfC family intramembrane metalloprotease, producing the protein MSMYLFPFPILGGLLAWATVYLIGFRRQRWGELLLGFAAFFIAIFVQNPLQQLPLLGIGIRSNADVVSRGTAFTVAVALWLGLIAGLVQEGVKYYLVKERKLREAVFVGLGFGVTEAFFVAGVSVLMVTIHGGSPEVPLPTALLSLSERYFVTLFHVGTAVLLAYYAQKGLGKRGLLYMIGLHTVLDTGAAYFQLIQAAHESNVLIYLLEAIVAVVGILVFAYGALKALSEPEVEEKPIW; encoded by the coding sequence ATGAGCATGTACCTTTTTCCCTTTCCCATCCTTGGAGGTCTCTTGGCATGGGCGACGGTTTATCTCATCGGCTTCAGGAGGCAGAGATGGGGTGAGCTGCTCCTCGGCTTTGCTGCCTTCTTCATCGCGATTTTCGTCCAGAACCCCCTCCAACAGCTCCCCCTCCTTGGAATCGGAATCCGCTCGAACGCCGACGTTGTCTCGAGGGGAACGGCCTTCACCGTGGCCGTTGCACTATGGCTCGGCCTGATTGCCGGCCTCGTACAGGAGGGTGTCAAGTACTATCTCGTGAAGGAAAGAAAGCTCCGTGAGGCCGTCTTCGTCGGCCTCGGCTTTGGCGTGACCGAGGCCTTTTTCGTGGCGGGGGTTAGTGTCCTCATGGTTACCATTCACGGGGGCTCCCCCGAAGTCCCACTCCCAACGGCACTCCTCTCGCTCTCCGAACGCTACTTTGTAACCCTCTTCCACGTTGGAACCGCGGTTCTTTTAGCCTACTACGCCCAAAAAGGTCTGGGGAAGAGGGGGCTTCTCTATATGATTGGCCTGCACACGGTACTTGATACGGGCGCGGCATACTTTCAGCTGATTCAGGCTGCTCACGAATCAAATGTCCTAATCTACCTCCTTGAGGCAATCGTTGCGGTTGTTGGAATTCTGGTGTTTGCTTACGGGGCGTTAAAGGCACTCAGCGAGCCAGAAGTGGAAGAAAAGCCAATCTGGTGA
- a CDS encoding PadR family transcriptional regulator, translated as MLGNRKEKALKKLRKELRSGLYSYLVLSLLEREGELHGYAIRKRLEVLSGGKLVPSEGALYDILKGLRKLGLLEDFWAEVGGRPRKYYRLTDLGREVLVELRREIDEIVGVLSKLEGGGEFELSNRG; from the coding sequence TTGCTCGGAAACCGGAAGGAAAAGGCCCTCAAGAAGCTCCGAAAGGAACTCCGCTCCGGCCTTTATTCCTACCTTGTCCTCTCTCTACTTGAGCGAGAAGGGGAACTGCACGGCTACGCGATAAGGAAAAGACTTGAGGTTCTCAGCGGGGGGAAGCTCGTGCCGAGTGAGGGAGCTTTGTACGACATCCTTAAGGGCCTCAGAAAGCTCGGCCTCCTTGAGGACTTCTGGGCCGAAGTCGGCGGGAGGCCGAGGAAGTACTACCGCCTCACCGACCTCGGAAGGGAGGTTTTGGTGGAGCTGAGGCGTGAGATAGACGAAATCGTTGGGGTTCTCTCAAAGCTTGAGGGAGGTGGAGAGTTTGAACTCTCAAACCGCGGTTGA
- a CDS encoding DUF1648 domain-containing protein, which translates to MNSQTAVELFISLGILLAGLLTLAFRDRQNPYIGVRIGYTYMSGEAWRKANTVGGLFFVGLSLVMITLAVIGVSITTFTLVLVTGVLIGAGLSITIARRVYEMEEISTEAPAKPEGERIEVKVGPYMLIQLAFLGLYLLLVALNWRTLPDTMAVHFDASGNPNGFMSKLWGALLVPILVWIIPFGLTVLGKDPGFFARMGNFSTSGWRAWAWFNTLMSLGIIMVSSSMVLYNLGKLPSKAMTYSTLLFMALVFIGIYLLLRVRGNGRA; encoded by the coding sequence TTGAACTCTCAAACCGCGGTTGAGCTGTTCATATCCCTTGGCATCCTGCTGGCGGGTCTTCTGACGCTCGCCTTCAGAGACAGGCAGAACCCCTACATCGGGGTCAGGATAGGCTACACCTATATGTCAGGAGAAGCGTGGAGAAAAGCTAACACCGTCGGCGGCCTTTTCTTCGTCGGCCTCTCCCTCGTGATGATTACTCTCGCGGTGATTGGCGTCTCAATAACAACCTTCACTCTCGTCCTCGTTACGGGCGTTCTCATTGGGGCGGGTCTCTCTATAACCATCGCCAGAAGGGTCTACGAGATGGAGGAGATTTCCACTGAGGCCCCTGCAAAGCCCGAAGGGGAGAGGATAGAGGTGAAGGTCGGGCCCTACATGCTCATTCAGCTTGCCTTCCTCGGCCTCTATCTCCTTCTCGTGGCCCTGAACTGGAGGACCCTTCCGGATACGATGGCGGTCCATTTTGATGCCTCCGGAAACCCCAACGGCTTTATGTCAAAGCTCTGGGGAGCCCTTCTGGTGCCCATCCTCGTCTGGATTATCCCCTTCGGTCTGACGGTGCTCGGAAAAGACCCGGGCTTCTTCGCGAGGATGGGGAACTTCTCAACTAGCGGGTGGAGGGCGTGGGCGTGGTTCAACACCCTGATGAGCCTCGGAATTATTATGGTTTCTTCATCGATGGTTCTGTACAACCTCGGAAAGCTACCGTCAAAGGCGATGACGTACTCAACACTGCTCTTTATGGCGCTGGTATTCATCGGCATTTACCTGCTCCTGAGGGTGAGGGGAAATGGAAGAGCATAA
- a CDS encoding class I SAM-dependent methyltransferase produces the protein MSLEELYRYLNWRMGPSDERARERFEGIEGFFESLDWLPRNGRVLDLCAGTGIAGVALAKATGAKLLTVLDARRDDLGLAREWLKIAGISPELRTVQGDAREVANLVGEHDVALLWGYTMPHFDPFDAVRLFANVVLVLSEDGVFMIEDMDRVYWILYRAGYRRFLIEGRRENCTIASMHEGYDFERGTFRRGYYLLPGLKKISDVNFHYWDIATQLAIGSIFFKEYGLIRREEHGNPKVGDVLYFKKPRKELGLETLR, from the coding sequence ATGTCTCTTGAAGAGCTCTACCGCTACCTGAACTGGCGAATGGGCCCAAGTGATGAAAGGGCCAGAGAGCGGTTCGAGGGAATAGAGGGGTTTTTCGAGTCCCTCGACTGGCTTCCCCGTAACGGCAGGGTTCTCGACCTCTGCGCCGGGACGGGCATAGCGGGTGTAGCACTTGCAAAGGCAACCGGTGCGAAACTCCTCACGGTTCTCGACGCCAGAAGGGACGACCTCGGGCTCGCCCGCGAGTGGCTTAAGATTGCCGGCATAAGCCCGGAGCTCAGAACGGTTCAGGGGGACGCGAGGGAAGTGGCGAACCTCGTCGGGGAGCACGATGTAGCTCTCCTCTGGGGCTACACGATGCCGCACTTCGATCCCTTTGACGCGGTAAGGCTCTTCGCGAACGTTGTCCTAGTCCTCAGTGAGGACGGGGTTTTCATGATAGAGGACATGGACAGGGTTTACTGGATACTTTACAGGGCCGGTTACAGGAGGTTCCTCATAGAAGGCCGGAGGGAGAACTGCACGATTGCTTCCATGCATGAAGGGTACGACTTCGAGAGGGGCACCTTCAGGAGGGGCTACTACCTCCTACCCGGTTTAAAAAAGATAAGCGACGTCAACTTTCACTATTGGGACATAGCGACTCAGCTGGCCATAGGGAGCATTTTCTTCAAGGAGTACGGGTTAATAAGGCGCGAGGAGCACGGTAACCCGAAGGTTGGCGATGTTCTCTACTTCAAAAAGCCAAGAAAAGAGCTTGGGCTGGAGACCCTCAGATGA
- a CDS encoding nitrilase: protein MKVAYVQMEPVLLDPERNYSKAEKLVGEAVEKGAKLVVLPELFDTGYNFESRSEVAEVAGEIPDGPTTKFLVELAREKEAFIVAGTAERDEKGNLYNSAVIVGPVGWGYIGKYRKVHLFNREKLFFKPGNLGFHVFNIGIAKVGIMICFDWFFPESARTLALKGAEIIAHPSNLVMPYAPRAMPIRALENRVYTITANRVGEERGLKFIGKSMIASPLADVLAMGSEDREEVAVVEIDLSLARDKRINERNDIFRDRRPQYYVI from the coding sequence ATGAAGGTTGCCTACGTCCAGATGGAGCCGGTCCTTTTGGACCCCGAGAGGAACTACTCGAAGGCGGAGAAGCTCGTTGGAGAAGCCGTCGAGAAAGGAGCGAAACTCGTTGTCCTGCCCGAGCTCTTCGACACCGGCTACAACTTCGAGAGCAGGTCTGAAGTTGCTGAGGTGGCGGGAGAGATACCGGACGGGCCAACAACGAAGTTCCTCGTCGAGCTCGCAAGGGAAAAGGAGGCCTTCATAGTTGCAGGTACCGCGGAGAGGGACGAAAAGGGCAATCTCTACAACTCGGCCGTTATAGTCGGTCCGGTTGGCTGGGGCTACATCGGAAAATACAGGAAGGTTCACCTCTTCAACAGGGAGAAGCTGTTCTTTAAACCCGGAAACCTCGGCTTCCACGTCTTCAACATTGGAATAGCCAAGGTCGGGATTATGATATGCTTCGACTGGTTCTTCCCGGAGAGCGCGAGGACTCTGGCTTTAAAAGGAGCGGAGATAATAGCTCATCCGAGCAACCTGGTCATGCCCTACGCACCGAGGGCGATGCCGATTAGAGCTCTGGAGAACAGGGTTTATACTATAACTGCCAACAGGGTTGGCGAGGAGAGGGGTTTGAAGTTCATAGGTAAGAGCATGATAGCCTCTCCCTTGGCGGACGTTCTGGCGATGGGGAGTGAGGATAGGGAAGAGGTCGCAGTCGTCGAGATTGACCTCTCACTCGCGAGGGACAAGAGGATAAACGAGAGGAACGACATCTTCAGGGACAGAAGGCCCCAGTACTACGTCATCTGA